The proteins below are encoded in one region of Campylobacter helveticus:
- a CDS encoding response regulator: MRVLIIENELYLAQSIAMKLSDLGYHCEIFNSYDEFSGQKSYEVILLSSNTPNFLKAVEKFKNNIVILLISYISTDTVSTPLKMGASDYIQKPFMIEELLRKIKHHQDFKRLLTLNSTYQNYVKSRLSAVKLPHFLYKKLKLPLILQTNKQNYADAFAFAYMNECGVELCYIDLSVPNSVEKVIKLDLENKVLFLSHFQILKTSEREKLLEFIKNKPIILHTHKICELNFEELGFHCIDFNHNEKDINNNEILTIDEYIKHIILNYQNVFADTELSKKLGISRKSLWEKRKRYEISKKK; this comes from the coding sequence ATGCGAGTTTTAATCATAGAAAACGAATTATACTTAGCACAAAGCATAGCGATGAAGCTAAGTGATTTAGGATATCATTGCGAAATTTTCAATTCTTACGATGAATTTAGCGGACAAAAAAGCTACGAGGTTATTTTACTTTCATCCAACACGCCAAATTTCTTAAAAGCTGTGGAAAAATTTAAAAATAACATTGTCATTTTGCTCATTTCCTACATTAGCACGGACACGGTTTCCACACCTTTAAAAATGGGAGCAAGTGATTATATACAAAAGCCTTTTATGATAGAAGAATTACTAAGGAAAATCAAACACCACCAAGATTTCAAACGCCTTTTAACGCTCAATTCTACCTATCAAAATTATGTCAAATCCCGTCTTAGTGCAGTTAAGCTTCCACACTTTTTATATAAAAAGCTAAAGCTCCCCCTCATCTTACAAACCAACAAGCAAAATTACGCCGACGCTTTCGCCTTTGCCTATATGAATGAATGCGGTGTGGAGCTTTGCTATATCGATTTATCTGTGCCAAATTCCGTAGAAAAAGTGATAAAACTAGACTTAGAAAACAAAGTGCTTTTTTTAAGTCATTTCCAAATTCTAAAAACTAGCGAAAGGGAAAAGCTTTTAGAATTTATCAAAAACAAGCCCATTATTTTACATACGCATAAAATTTGTGAGCTAAATTTTGAAGAACTTGGCTTTCACTGCATTGATTTTAATCACAACGAAAAAGACATTAATAATAATGAAATTCTAACCATAGATGAATATATCAAGCACATCATTTTAAACTATCAAAATGTTTTTGCCGACACGGAACTTTCCAAAAAACTTGGAATTTCACGCAAATCCTTATGGGAAAAAAGGAAGAGATATGAAATTAGCAAGAAAAAATAA